From one Candidatus Nanopelagicales bacterium genomic stretch:
- a CDS encoding DNA gyrase subunit A: MARRRTPPPPPVAERIVDVDVSEEMRGSFLEYAYSVIYSRALPDARDGLKPVQRRILYQMAEMGLRPDRGHVKSARVVGDVMGRLHPHGDGAIYDALVRMAQPFTLRLPMVDGHGNFGSPDDGPAAMRYCVTGDTRVWLADGTRPRIDELVPDLAPDSEATVELKVQGKDGDPVLADRVFHSGLHPVLRVTTLARHTLAGTGNHPLLTLVDLGGVPTLLWRLLSELQPGDVVVRARHHHGSPEGGTAGSPATAEQVPLLAEFLRTAGSLPEMRDIAEALTDGRFAYETVVSVQPAGTAPVYSLRVVTEDHAFVTDGFVSHNTEARLAAPAIAMTASLDEDVVDFGANYDGREREPVVLPAAIPNLLVNGAAGIAVGMATNMAPHNLGEVVAAARHLLAHPEATLDDLMRFVPGPDLPTGGVVVGLDGIREAYESGRGSFRIRAATRIEQVTPRRRGIVVTELPWTVGPEKVIEKIKDLVQAKKLQGISDVIDLTDGEHGLRLVIEVKNGFHPEAVLAELYRLTPMEDAFNINNVALVDGQPQTLGLRPLLQVYVDHRLEVVRRRSLFRRTKAEDRLHLVDGLLIAILDIDEVIQLIRSSDDAAQARERLMTVFDLSEVQATYILDMPLRRLTKFSRIELEKERDELRRTIEELTAILDDEQRLRTVVSDELAEVARELGTPRRTVLLESVGAPATAAVPLEVADEPCLVLMSSAGLLARTTGDDPLPSGGARGRHDVLVSAVRATARGQVGLVTSAGRVHRLSVLDLPALPPTADSPHLSGGAPIGAFVDLPAGEQVLCLTGLDDGSPGLALGTERGVVKRVGADVPLQKDSWEVIRLDDGDRVVGAAELVTGEEDLVFVTSDAQLLRFPASSVRPQGRAAGGMAGVRLAGGARVVSFGAVAVDADSVTVTVAGASGSLPGTDAGSVKVTPLADYPAKGRGTGGVRCQRFLKGEDTLLLAWAGPGPARGASAGGMPVPLPEPEPRRDGSGTPLTEPLAAVGGPVVPSGRGPAAAAGAAADVEAGDIEAGDIDPDGRGAADV, from the coding sequence ATGGCACGCCGTCGTACGCCCCCGCCGCCGCCCGTCGCCGAGCGCATCGTCGACGTCGACGTCTCCGAGGAGATGCGCGGCTCGTTCCTGGAGTACGCGTACTCGGTCATCTACTCCCGCGCCCTGCCGGACGCCCGCGACGGCCTGAAGCCGGTGCAGCGCCGGATCCTGTACCAGATGGCCGAGATGGGGCTGCGGCCCGACCGCGGCCACGTCAAGAGCGCCCGCGTCGTCGGCGACGTGATGGGCCGGCTGCACCCGCACGGCGACGGCGCGATCTACGACGCACTGGTCCGGATGGCGCAGCCGTTCACGCTGCGGCTGCCCATGGTCGACGGCCACGGCAACTTCGGGTCCCCCGACGACGGCCCGGCGGCGATGAGGTACTGCGTCACCGGCGACACCCGGGTGTGGCTGGCGGACGGAACACGGCCCCGGATCGACGAGTTGGTCCCCGACCTGGCTCCCGACTCCGAGGCCACCGTCGAGCTGAAGGTCCAGGGCAAGGACGGGGACCCTGTTCTTGCCGACCGGGTCTTCCACTCCGGTCTCCACCCGGTTCTGAGGGTCACGACGCTGGCCCGGCACACCCTGGCCGGGACCGGCAACCACCCCCTGCTGACGCTGGTGGACCTGGGCGGGGTGCCGACGCTGCTGTGGCGGCTGCTCTCGGAGTTGCAGCCCGGTGACGTCGTGGTCCGCGCCCGTCACCACCACGGATCACCCGAGGGAGGCACCGCCGGGAGCCCCGCCACGGCGGAGCAAGTCCCTCTCCTTGCCGAGTTCCTCCGTACCGCGGGCTCGCTGCCAGAGATGCGCGACATCGCGGAGGCGCTGACGGACGGGCGCTTCGCGTACGAGACGGTCGTGTCGGTCCAGCCGGCCGGCACGGCGCCGGTCTACAGCCTGCGGGTCGTGACCGAGGACCACGCGTTCGTGACGGACGGGTTCGTCTCGCACAACACCGAAGCGAGGCTTGCCGCGCCGGCGATCGCGATGACGGCGAGCCTGGACGAGGACGTCGTCGACTTCGGCGCCAACTATGACGGCCGCGAGCGGGAGCCGGTCGTGCTGCCCGCGGCCATCCCCAACCTGCTGGTCAACGGCGCGGCCGGCATCGCGGTCGGCATGGCGACGAACATGGCGCCGCACAACCTCGGCGAGGTCGTCGCCGCGGCCCGGCACCTGCTGGCGCACCCAGAGGCGACCCTGGACGACCTGATGCGGTTCGTGCCCGGACCCGACCTGCCGACCGGCGGCGTCGTCGTGGGCCTGGACGGGATTCGCGAGGCGTACGAGTCCGGCCGCGGCTCGTTCCGGATCCGCGCGGCGACGCGGATCGAGCAGGTGACGCCGCGCCGCCGCGGCATCGTGGTGACCGAGCTGCCGTGGACCGTCGGCCCGGAGAAGGTGATCGAGAAGATCAAGGACCTGGTCCAGGCCAAGAAGCTGCAGGGCATCTCCGACGTCATCGACCTCACCGACGGCGAGCACGGACTGCGCCTGGTGATCGAGGTCAAGAACGGCTTCCACCCCGAGGCCGTGCTGGCCGAGCTCTACCGGCTCACGCCGATGGAGGACGCCTTCAACATCAACAACGTCGCCCTGGTCGACGGCCAGCCGCAGACCCTCGGTCTGCGCCCGCTGCTGCAGGTCTACGTCGACCACCGGCTGGAGGTCGTCCGGCGGCGCAGCCTGTTCCGGCGGACGAAGGCCGAGGACCGGCTGCACCTCGTCGACGGCCTGCTCATCGCGATCCTCGACATCGACGAGGTCATCCAACTGATCCGCTCCAGCGACGACGCGGCGCAGGCCCGCGAGCGGCTGATGACGGTGTTCGACCTGTCCGAGGTGCAGGCCACCTACATCCTCGACATGCCGCTGCGCCGGTTGACCAAGTTCTCCCGGATCGAGCTGGAGAAGGAGCGCGACGAACTGCGCCGGACCATCGAGGAGCTGACCGCGATCCTCGACGACGAGCAGCGGCTGCGCACCGTGGTGTCCGACGAGCTGGCCGAGGTGGCCCGCGAGCTGGGGACGCCGCGCCGGACGGTGCTGCTGGAGTCGGTGGGTGCTCCGGCCACCGCGGCGGTGCCGCTGGAGGTCGCGGACGAACCCTGCCTGGTCCTGATGTCGTCCGCGGGGCTGCTCGCGCGCACCACCGGCGACGACCCCCTGCCGTCCGGAGGCGCGCGCGGCCGGCACGACGTGCTGGTGTCCGCCGTGCGCGCGACCGCCCGGGGCCAGGTGGGGCTGGTGACCAGCGCCGGCCGGGTCCACCGGCTGTCCGTACTGGACCTGCCGGCGCTACCGCCCACCGCGGACTCGCCGCACCTGTCCGGCGGCGCGCCGATCGGGGCGTTCGTGGACCTGCCGGCGGGTGAGCAGGTGCTCTGCCTGACCGGCCTGGACGACGGCTCACCCGGGCTGGCGCTGGGCACCGAGCGCGGCGTGGTGAAGCGGGTCGGGGCCGACGTACCCCTGCAGAAGGACTCCTGGGAGGTCATCCGCCTCGACGACGGCGACCGCGTGGTGGGCGCCGCTGAGCTGGTGACCGGCGAGGAGGACCTGGTCTTCGTCACCTCCGACGCCCAGTTGCTGCGGTTCCCCGCGTCCTCGGTGCGGCCGCAGGGCCGGGCCGCCGGGGGGATGGCCGGCGTCCGGCTGGCCGGCGGCGCGAGGGTCGTGTCGTTCGGCGCGGTCGCCGTGGACGCCGACAGCGTGACGGTGACCGTCGCCGGCGCAAGCGGCTCGCTGCCCGGTACGGACGCGGGCAGCGTCAAGGTGACGCCGCTGGCGGACTACCCGGCCAAGGGTCGCGGGACGGGCGGCGTGCGCTGCCAGCGCTTCCTCAAGGGCGAGGACACCCTGCTGCTGGCCTGGGCCGGCCCCGGTCCCGCCCGGGGCGCGTCGGCGGGCGGGATGCCGGTCCCGCTGCCCGAGCCCGAGCCGCGTCGGGACGGCTCGGGGACGCCGCTCACCG